A genome region from Carya illinoinensis cultivar Pawnee chromosome 2, C.illinoinensisPawnee_v1, whole genome shotgun sequence includes the following:
- the LOC122301487 gene encoding high mobility group B protein 1-like isoform X3, which translates to MKVAKGKASTRKDKLEVSKPVEERKVGKRKAAVKADKSHLKWAKKTKLDKKDPNKPKRPATAFFVFLEEFRKTYKEEHPNEKAVSVVGKAGGGKWKSMSAADKSPYEVKAAQKKSDYEKLMIAYNKKQESVNDDEDEQSKSALNDEDDGESGEEEDDDEDEDDD; encoded by the exons ATGAAGGTTGCGAAGGGAAAAGCGTCAACAAGGAAGGACAAATTGGAAGTATCAAAGCCAGTTGAGGAGAG AAAGGTTGGAAAGCGAAAGGCAGCAGTTAAGGCTGATAAGAGTCACTTGAAATGGgccaagaaaacaaaattggaCAAGAAAGATCCTAACAAACCAAAGAGGCCTGCTActgccttttttgtttttct TGAAGAGTTCAGAAAGACTTACAAGGAAGAGCATCCCAACGAGAAGGCTGTTTCAGTT GTTGGGAAAGCAGGGGGTGGGAAGTGGAAATCCATGTCTGCTGCG GATAAATCTCCATATGAAGTGAAAGCTGCGCAAAAGAAGTCAGATTATGAGAAGCTTATGATAGCATACAACAAAAAACAG GAAAGTGtcaatgatgatgaagatgaacaGTCAAAATCTGCACTgaatgatgaagatgatggGGAAAGTGGGGAG gaagaagatgatgacgagGATGAGGACGATGACTGA
- the LOC122301487 gene encoding high mobility group B protein 1-like isoform X2 produces the protein MKVAKGKASTRKDKLEVSKPVEERKVGKRKAAVKADKSHLKWAKKTKLDKKDPNKPKRPATAFFVFLEEFRKTYKEEHPNEKAVSVVSSFLILCVGKAGGGKWKSMSAADKSPYEVKAAQKKSDYEKLMIAYNKKQESVNDDEDEQSKSALNDEDDGESGEVATL, from the exons ATGAAGGTTGCGAAGGGAAAAGCGTCAACAAGGAAGGACAAATTGGAAGTATCAAAGCCAGTTGAGGAGAG AAAGGTTGGAAAGCGAAAGGCAGCAGTTAAGGCTGATAAGAGTCACTTGAAATGGgccaagaaaacaaaattggaCAAGAAAGATCCTAACAAACCAAAGAGGCCTGCTActgccttttttgtttttct TGAAGAGTTCAGAAAGACTTACAAGGAAGAGCATCCCAACGAGAAGGCTGTTTCAGTTGTAAGCAGCTTCCTAATATTATGT GTTGGGAAAGCAGGGGGTGGGAAGTGGAAATCCATGTCTGCTGCG GATAAATCTCCATATGAAGTGAAAGCTGCGCAAAAGAAGTCAGATTATGAGAAGCTTATGATAGCATACAACAAAAAACAG GAAAGTGtcaatgatgatgaagatgaacaGTCAAAATCTGCACTgaatgatgaagatgatggGGAAAGTGGGGAGGTAGCTACACTCTAA
- the LOC122301486 gene encoding protein yippee-like, whose product MGRLFVVNLEGKIYSCKYCGTHLALSEDIVSKSFQCRHGKAYLFKKVVNVSVGEKEERLMMTGMHTVADIFCVGCGSIVGWKYETAHEKSQKYKEGKSVLERYMVSGPDGSNYWVSHGAHSGGSDADDV is encoded by the exons ATGGGGAGGTTGTTTGTGGTGAATCTCGAGGGGAAGATCTATAGCTGCAAGTACTGCGGGACCCATCTTGCACTTTCTGAAGACATCGTTTCCAAG TCTTTCCAATGCAGGCATGGGAAAGCTTATCTCTTCAAGAAGGT AGTGAATGTGTCTGTTGGTGAAAAAGAGGAGAGATTGATGATGACTGGGATGCACACTGTTGCAGACATATTTTGTGTTGGATGTGGATCGATAGTAGGGTGGAAATAT gagACTGCCCACGAAAAGAGCCAGAAGTACAAGGAAGGAAAATCTGTGCTTGAGCG GTACATGGTGTCAGGTCCTGATGGAAGCAATTACTGGGTAAGCCATGGAGCACATAGTGGTGGCAGTGATGCAGATGATGTTTGA
- the LOC122301487 gene encoding HMG1/2-like protein isoform X1, with amino-acid sequence MKVAKGKASTRKDKLEVSKPVEERKVGKRKAAVKADKSHLKWAKKTKLDKKDPNKPKRPATAFFVFLEEFRKTYKEEHPNEKAVSVVSSFLILCVGKAGGGKWKSMSAADKSPYEVKAAQKKSDYEKLMIAYNKKQESVNDDEDEQSKSALNDEDDGESGEEEDDDEDEDDD; translated from the exons ATGAAGGTTGCGAAGGGAAAAGCGTCAACAAGGAAGGACAAATTGGAAGTATCAAAGCCAGTTGAGGAGAG AAAGGTTGGAAAGCGAAAGGCAGCAGTTAAGGCTGATAAGAGTCACTTGAAATGGgccaagaaaacaaaattggaCAAGAAAGATCCTAACAAACCAAAGAGGCCTGCTActgccttttttgtttttct TGAAGAGTTCAGAAAGACTTACAAGGAAGAGCATCCCAACGAGAAGGCTGTTTCAGTTGTAAGCAGCTTCCTAATATTATGT GTTGGGAAAGCAGGGGGTGGGAAGTGGAAATCCATGTCTGCTGCG GATAAATCTCCATATGAAGTGAAAGCTGCGCAAAAGAAGTCAGATTATGAGAAGCTTATGATAGCATACAACAAAAAACAG GAAAGTGtcaatgatgatgaagatgaacaGTCAAAATCTGCACTgaatgatgaagatgatggGGAAAGTGGGGAG gaagaagatgatgacgagGATGAGGACGATGACTGA